Proteins encoded by one window of Polaribacter haliotis:
- a CDS encoding RagB/SusD family nutrient uptake outer membrane protein, with protein MKNITTKILIVLALMLSGLISCNSDDFLTEKPKDFLSPENSFKDKKGFEGALAHIYLDVRSYFYANRDNWDNFDMLGMDLDLVTVLVEQGNYERQIYNWDTFNADNGTVSKWWGRFYSIIGKTNVIIDRAEQDGVEWKSDAEKNAIVGEAKFLRAFAYRFLANMWGGVPIVLKETTEPKFDYVRATKEEVYQQCKEDLTFAITWMPSVDQVKGGQSSQEAAYTILTEVNIQLGDYPAAIAAANKVINGGKLQLMTARFGKYKDFKWQGYDHKGPNDEAWGDVYWDLFRDGNFNRRDGNMETIWNTQFDVGVEGGGFVGGSTSFNLERWWGPIPWALKDKNATSNFLKDTLMGRPVGHGLANPYLDKKIWNYKGDFDRDMRNSKYNIQRTHYWTNPASAFYGQPITEDNVESNWDKRYVGPYFQKNTMVDHYGFRFETSSQQKHDGGTIYKDWYIMRLPEVYLLRAEAHMLNGATGLAANDINAIRRRVNATLVAAGDVNIDLILDERARELHVEEFRLNTLLRTGKLVEYLNKYHEETVVKGRTIPDYINKWPIPNGEIERNKEALLEQNPGYNN; from the coding sequence ATGAAAAATATAACAACAAAAATATTAATAGTATTAGCGCTTATGCTATCAGGATTAATATCTTGTAATAGTGACGATTTCCTTACGGAAAAGCCTAAAGATTTCTTAAGTCCAGAAAATTCTTTTAAAGATAAAAAAGGTTTTGAAGGAGCTTTAGCTCATATTTATTTAGATGTTAGATCTTATTTCTACGCAAATAGAGATAATTGGGATAATTTTGATATGTTAGGAATGGATTTAGATTTAGTAACTGTACTTGTTGAACAAGGAAATTACGAAAGACAAATATACAACTGGGATACTTTTAACGCAGATAATGGTACTGTTAGTAAATGGTGGGGTAGATTTTACTCTATAATTGGTAAGACAAACGTAATTATCGATAGAGCTGAGCAAGATGGAGTTGAATGGAAATCCGATGCAGAAAAAAATGCAATTGTAGGTGAAGCTAAGTTTTTAAGAGCTTTTGCATATCGTTTTTTAGCGAACATGTGGGGTGGAGTGCCTATTGTTCTTAAAGAAACAACAGAACCTAAGTTCGATTATGTACGCGCAACTAAAGAAGAAGTTTACCAACAGTGTAAAGAAGATTTAACATTTGCTATAACTTGGATGCCTTCAGTAGATCAGGTAAAAGGTGGGCAATCATCTCAGGAAGCAGCATATACAATACTTACAGAAGTTAACATACAATTAGGTGACTATCCTGCAGCGATTGCAGCAGCTAATAAAGTAATTAATGGAGGTAAATTACAATTAATGACTGCACGTTTTGGAAAATATAAAGATTTCAAATGGCAAGGTTACGATCATAAAGGGCCAAATGATGAGGCTTGGGGCGATGTATACTGGGATTTATTTCGTGATGGAAACTTTAATAGAAGAGATGGAAACATGGAAACTATTTGGAACACTCAATTCGATGTTGGAGTTGAAGGAGGTGGATTTGTTGGAGGTAGTACAAGTTTTAACTTAGAAAGATGGTGGGGGCCAATTCCTTGGGCTTTAAAAGATAAAAATGCAACTTCAAATTTCTTGAAAGATACTTTAATGGGGCGTCCTGTAGGTCATGGGTTAGCAAACCCATATTTAGACAAAAAGATTTGGAATTATAAAGGAGATTTTGATAGAGACATGCGTAATTCAAAATATAATATTCAAAGAACGCATTATTGGACAAATCCAGCTAGTGCTTTTTATGGACAGCCAATTACAGAAGATAATGTAGAATCAAATTGGGATAAAAGATATGTTGGACCATATTTTCAGAAAAATACGATGGTAGATCATTATGGTTTCCGTTTTGAAACTTCTAGTCAGCAAAAACACGATGGAGGTACTATTTATAAAGATTGGTATATAATGCGTTTACCAGAAGTTTACTTACTTAGAGCTGAGGCTCATATGTTAAATGGAGCAACAGGATTAGCAGCGAATGACATTAACGCAATAAGAAGAAGAGTAAACGCAACTTTAGTTGCTGCAGGTGATGTTAATATCGATTTAATTTTAGATGAACGAGCAAGAGAATTACATGTAGAAGAGTTTAGGTTAAATACTTTATTAAGAACAGGTAAACTGGTAGAATATTTGAATAAATATCATGAAGAAACTGTTGTTAAAGGAAGAACAATTCCAGATTATATAAACAAATGGCCTATTCCAAATGGAGAAATAGAAAGGAATAAAGAAGCTCTATTAGAGCAAAACCCTGGTTACAATAATTAA
- a CDS encoding SusC/RagA family TonB-linked outer membrane protein, translating to MKKMYLLFIGICFLAITNTVAQNKTIKGTVVDEFSVPIPGVNILEKGTLNGVSTDFDGNYTINTKESAVLVFSYIGYKTLEVTVSNQQEINVTLKEDASQLDEIVIVGYGTQKRQEVTGSVAVADLKTYKDVPVNNILETVKGTVAGLNVGSINSAGAVASLSIRGQNSVGAGNGPLIVLDGVVYNGSLSDVPTNDIESFTVLKDASAAAVYGSRSANGVILIQTKRGRGKDGKPLFSVNVTTGVTKELNRLDLYDGPGYLQRVLDMRADAGLDADPNLINTYLTDIERENYEATPNHTPTLSQPFDPFIRTGFSTKADLSISNSTEKSNYYISASVTDQQGVVLNDNFKNLTGRINLNSDLTDWFTLGVKTSYSFRDFSGISPPLDQATSLSPYASLYEEDGTTPVFFPQTTTSLRNPLLFIPTSDRDFRNNLTGLVSGVFKIPGIEGLKYTVNFSNSLRWSENNVFYNEKTVQGLSPRGTGSRSYSRTSDQLLDNIINYNRTFDKHRINLTLLHSKESTKYESVNASGSGFDNSVLGDYKLEDAQNQSVSTGGGEYGGVGQMARLNYTYDDKYSLTGTFRRDGFSGFSKNKKYGNFYSVGANWNIYKESFLNNSNVLSALSLKASYGSTGNQAINPYQTLAKVATSKFVYAGDNSYTVTQRISSLAQNNLGWEKTTGLNLRLDFGFFNDRISGYVEGYKTQTNDLIFNLGLPAASGAGSILSNIGQIDNKGLEIALSTINVDKEDFRWTSDFAFSLNRNKVVSILGEDNDGDGVEDDLINSGYFIGKTLGTVYWYENQGIYQQSDVDNGTILDGMRPGDYILEDVDSDGRITSDKDRQFLGDTNPNFRWSLTNTLKYKKFSLLTYFYSIWGGNGHFLSNSDTPYFDFTAGRRDLNHPVYDYWTPTNTNAYYPRPGYRNTARYRASKYVDRSFIKLQKVALSYDMSEIVKPIGLQGLRLTLSGDNLFTYAPHWKGLDPETNQGNTWTSRPSLRTYLLTCSFNF from the coding sequence ATGAAAAAAATGTATCTACTATTTATTGGTATTTGTTTTTTAGCAATAACTAATACAGTTGCACAAAACAAGACAATAAAAGGAACGGTTGTAGACGAATTCTCAGTGCCAATTCCAGGAGTTAATATTCTTGAAAAAGGGACTTTAAATGGTGTGTCTACAGATTTTGATGGTAACTATACCATAAACACTAAAGAAAGTGCTGTTTTAGTATTTTCTTATATAGGTTATAAGACCTTGGAGGTAACAGTATCTAATCAGCAGGAAATTAATGTTACTCTTAAGGAAGATGCTTCACAACTAGACGAAATTGTTATAGTTGGGTATGGTACTCAAAAGAGACAAGAAGTAACTGGTTCAGTCGCTGTTGCAGATTTAAAAACGTATAAAGATGTTCCTGTAAATAACATTTTAGAAACGGTAAAAGGAACTGTGGCAGGATTAAATGTTGGTTCTATCAATAGTGCTGGAGCTGTAGCAAGTTTAAGTATTAGAGGACAAAACTCTGTTGGTGCAGGAAATGGACCCTTAATAGTATTGGATGGTGTTGTTTACAATGGATCATTATCAGACGTACCTACGAATGATATTGAAAGTTTCACAGTTTTAAAAGATGCAAGTGCAGCTGCTGTTTATGGTTCACGATCTGCAAATGGAGTTATTTTAATTCAAACAAAAAGAGGTAGAGGTAAAGATGGTAAACCTTTATTTAGTGTAAATGTAACTACTGGTGTCACTAAAGAATTAAATCGTTTAGATTTATATGATGGACCAGGATATTTGCAAAGAGTTTTGGATATGCGTGCAGATGCAGGTTTAGATGCAGATCCTAATTTAATCAATACCTATTTAACGGATATTGAAAGAGAAAATTATGAAGCTACACCAAACCATACTCCAACATTATCTCAGCCTTTTGACCCTTTTATTAGAACTGGGTTTAGTACAAAAGCAGATCTTAGTATTTCTAACAGTACAGAAAAGTCTAATTATTATATTTCTGCTTCAGTTACAGATCAACAAGGAGTTGTTTTAAATGATAATTTTAAGAATTTAACGGGTAGAATAAATTTAAATAGCGATTTAACAGACTGGTTTACATTAGGTGTAAAAACATCTTACAGTTTTAGAGATTTTTCAGGAATTTCTCCACCTTTAGACCAAGCTACATCATTAAGTCCATATGCTAGTTTATATGAAGAAGATGGGACTACTCCAGTGTTTTTTCCACAAACAACTACTTCTTTACGTAATCCATTATTATTTATTCCAACATCGGACAGAGATTTTAGAAACAATCTTACAGGTTTAGTTTCTGGAGTGTTTAAAATACCAGGAATAGAAGGTTTAAAGTATACTGTTAATTTTTCCAACTCTTTAAGATGGAGTGAAAATAATGTTTTTTACAATGAAAAGACAGTGCAAGGTTTAAGTCCAAGAGGAACAGGAAGTAGATCTTATAGCAGAACAAGCGATCAATTATTAGATAATATTATTAATTATAACAGAACTTTTGATAAACACAGAATCAATTTAACATTATTACATTCTAAAGAATCAACTAAGTACGAAAGTGTAAATGCTTCAGGTTCTGGTTTTGATAATTCTGTTCTTGGTGATTATAAATTAGAAGACGCACAAAACCAATCAGTATCTACAGGTGGTGGAGAATATGGAGGAGTAGGTCAAATGGCAAGACTTAATTATACTTATGACGATAAATATTCTCTTACAGGAACTTTTAGAAGAGATGGTTTTTCAGGTTTTAGTAAGAATAAAAAATATGGAAACTTCTATTCTGTAGGAGCAAATTGGAATATTTACAAAGAAAGTTTCCTAAATAATTCTAATGTTTTAAGCGCATTATCTTTAAAAGCTTCTTATGGTTCAACAGGTAATCAAGCGATTAATCCTTACCAAACATTAGCAAAAGTTGCTACAAGTAAGTTTGTATATGCAGGTGATAACTCTTATACAGTAACACAAAGAATTTCATCTTTAGCTCAAAACAACTTAGGTTGGGAGAAAACTACAGGATTAAACTTAAGATTAGATTTTGGTTTTTTTAATGATAGAATCTCGGGATATGTAGAGGGTTATAAAACCCAAACAAACGACTTAATTTTCAATTTAGGGCTACCAGCCGCTTCTGGTGCAGGTAGTATTTTATCTAATATAGGACAAATTGATAATAAAGGACTTGAAATAGCTTTAAGTACTATAAATGTTGATAAAGAAGATTTTAGATGGACATCTGACTTCGCTTTTTCTTTAAACAGAAATAAAGTAGTAAGTATTTTAGGTGAAGATAATGATGGTGATGGAGTAGAAGATGATTTGATTAATAGTGGTTATTTCATTGGAAAAACACTAGGGACAGTTTATTGGTATGAAAATCAAGGTATTTATCAACAAAGTGATGTAGATAATGGTACAATCTTAGACGGAATGCGTCCTGGAGATTACATATTAGAAGATGTAGATAGCGATGGAAGAATTACTTCAGACAAGGATCGTCAATTTTTAGGGGATACAAACCCTAACTTTAGATGGAGTTTAACAAATACTCTTAAATACAAGAAATTTTCTTTGTTAACTTATTTTTATTCAATTTGGGGTGGTAATGGACATTTCTTATCTAATAGCGATACACCTTACTTCGATTTTACTGCAGGACGTCGTGATTTAAATCATCCAGTCTATGATTATTGGACACCAACTAACACAAATGCATATTATCCAAGACCAGGATATAGAAATACAGCAAGATATAGAGCAAGTAAGTATGTAGACAGAAGTTTTATAAAATTACAAAAAGTTGCTTTATCATATGATATGTCTGAAATTGTAAAACCAATTGGACTACAAGGATTAAGACTTACTTTAAGTGGAGATAATTTATTTACATATGCTCCTCATTGGAAAGGATTAGATCCAGAAACCAATCAAGGAAATACTTGGACTTCTAGGCCTTCACTTAGAACCTATTTATTGACATGCTCATTTAATTTTTAA
- a CDS encoding hybrid sensor histidine kinase/response regulator transcription factor, translating into MRKTVQILFLFLLICFEGNSQFLNYDIQDGLSFHIVDDVCEDDEGYVYAATSEGLNVFDGSKFKIYNQFNTNGFSNKISSVLPLEKGYVIIGSQDKGLFLFDKFKNIIIPLTLVTDILQKNLSISSLALSSDKKTIWVADKSGKLFSFKTSEIDSLKLAPYTVKATKVTEINTGISVIYPLEGFILIGGGQSEITRIATNSTKYIIDTPFEAEGATRVHSINSTNNSLFIGTNVGVYKFENNHTNSKQISKKPWTLAEIIIRTITSYNNFVWVGTEGNGLYKFSIDGGLIEHYINEKNKKNGLNSKYILCSFVDSNENLWLGTWLGGMHVLDLKKYNHSFVYDKDNENDLFSNIIWAIAKTSDGEIKLGTHGNGLTTYKYADKNYKSILSDIENKSISSLYWDADTSYLFIGTWGFGVKIYDTSKNKLVTNKFNFNKVKNNRIYSIARGPNNQIWIGTFKNGLFRYSEKKQELESIRLLKNMLPEDDNVDIRQILIDKNNKSLWVGSTKKGLFHVNMSNNGEINTVTHFEKFKNTNEKIQVDNLYKDKEGTIWILCRDGIGILKGKSNPQQLSILKGYVATGMITDNHKKLWVSTYKGLHKINSDTLVEQSFIKDYTFYDIFYDEEQDIILGGSNHGLLKVNPNFTKKTSNSPRILFSSLKILDQTIHPDKKIKNTNVLSKKLNYNDSIVLPHFAQTFSIGLNILPDNKINNYKLRYRLNGFESLWNEVDNIATTASYTNVPPGLYELEVQVANQENIWLPTARKLTITKAKPWWTSYWAFFAYILIFASIIYFIVTEINSRVQIKQELKIEKIKHEQDSELHEQKLAFFTNISHDLRTPLTLIIGPIEEIIENNQGDKIVQKKLKRVLKNSKMLMNLVNQILNFRKAETENLTLNTKQIELNCFIKNVYKQFHELSKTKKIDLELSLSEKNIILTADPDKLQSILFNLLSNAIKFTPKYGNINIETRLDEDHIIISVKDSGIGISNSDLKNIFTRFFRAKNNKAKGTGIGLALTKKYIDAHNGHIDVISQVDVGSEFTIYFPILNALNSNKNTPTFNTNEIENSIPFNKSNNKHKKPRILIVDDSEDIRDYLSEILQEDYKLYTAENAKDGLAITNKKIPDLIVSDVMMDGMDGIEMCGIIKSNINTSHIPIILLTAKNSIESKLDSFQKGADAYIEKPFNSKLLLLRIKKIIERRSLLKKKFLLSDNLESAEAPTSVDKEFLKKIISVIEENFTDSQFSVQHLTKKLNLSQDQLYRKIKSLTGLSINHFIRLVRLKKAAKLLVENKHTVSEIVYLVGFNNASYFTKCFKLEFGVLPSDYKEEIGISEVF; encoded by the coding sequence ATGCGTAAGACAGTTCAAATATTATTTTTATTCTTATTAATATGCTTTGAAGGAAACTCTCAGTTTCTTAATTATGATATTCAAGACGGATTATCTTTCCACATTGTAGATGATGTATGTGAAGATGATGAAGGATATGTTTATGCGGCTACAAGTGAAGGATTAAATGTTTTTGACGGAAGTAAATTCAAAATCTACAATCAATTTAATACCAATGGTTTTAGCAACAAAATATCCAGTGTATTGCCTTTAGAGAAAGGTTATGTGATTATAGGTAGCCAAGATAAGGGACTGTTTCTATTTGATAAATTCAAAAACATCATTATACCTTTAACATTAGTGACAGATATATTACAAAAAAACCTCTCTATTTCTTCGTTAGCTTTAAGTTCTGATAAAAAGACCATTTGGGTCGCAGATAAAAGTGGCAAACTATTTTCCTTTAAAACGTCTGAAATTGATTCTTTAAAATTAGCACCATATACTGTAAAAGCAACTAAAGTCACAGAAATAAATACTGGAATATCTGTTATTTATCCTTTAGAAGGATTTATTTTAATTGGTGGAGGTCAATCAGAAATTACGAGAATAGCTACAAATTCTACTAAATATATTATTGACACACCTTTTGAAGCGGAAGGAGCCACAAGAGTTCATAGTATAAATTCTACTAATAATAGTTTATTTATAGGTACGAATGTTGGAGTATATAAGTTTGAAAACAACCATACAAACTCTAAACAAATTTCTAAAAAACCTTGGACTTTAGCTGAAATTATTATTAGAACCATTACCAGTTACAATAATTTTGTTTGGGTAGGAACTGAAGGAAATGGACTTTATAAATTTTCCATTGATGGTGGTTTAATAGAACATTATATAAACGAAAAAAATAAAAAAAATGGTTTAAACTCTAAATATATATTATGCTCTTTTGTTGATAGCAATGAAAACCTATGGTTAGGAACTTGGCTTGGAGGCATGCATGTATTGGATCTTAAAAAATATAATCATTCTTTTGTTTATGATAAAGACAATGAAAATGATCTTTTTTCTAATATTATATGGGCAATTGCCAAAACTTCTGACGGAGAAATAAAATTAGGAACCCATGGAAACGGTTTAACAACTTATAAATATGCTGATAAAAATTATAAATCTATACTATCAGATATTGAAAATAAATCTATTAGTTCTCTTTATTGGGATGCTGACACCAGTTATTTATTCATTGGGACTTGGGGATTTGGCGTAAAAATTTATGATACTTCTAAAAATAAACTTGTTACCAATAAATTCAATTTTAACAAAGTAAAAAACAACCGAATTTACTCAATAGCCAGAGGTCCAAACAATCAAATATGGATTGGTACTTTTAAAAATGGACTTTTTAGATATTCTGAAAAAAAACAAGAATTAGAGTCTATAAGACTACTAAAAAATATGCTTCCGGAGGACGATAATGTAGATATAAGACAAATTTTAATTGACAAGAATAACAAAAGCCTATGGGTTGGTTCTACAAAAAAAGGGTTATTCCATGTAAACATGTCTAATAATGGCGAAATAAACACGGTTACTCATTTTGAGAAATTTAAAAATACAAATGAAAAAATACAAGTAGACAATTTATATAAAGACAAAGAAGGTACTATTTGGATACTTTGTAGAGATGGAATTGGTATTTTAAAAGGAAAAAGTAACCCACAACAACTATCCATATTAAAAGGATATGTTGCTACAGGAATGATTACCGATAATCATAAAAAATTATGGGTAAGTACTTATAAAGGGTTACACAAAATTAACTCAGACACTCTTGTGGAACAATCATTTATAAAGGATTATACTTTTTATGATATATTTTATGATGAAGAACAAGATATTATTTTAGGAGGCTCTAACCATGGTTTGTTAAAAGTGAATCCGAATTTTACTAAAAAAACATCAAATTCTCCACGAATTTTATTCTCCTCTTTAAAAATATTAGACCAAACAATACATCCTGATAAAAAAATAAAAAACACCAACGTACTCTCAAAAAAACTTAATTATAACGATTCTATCGTTTTGCCACATTTTGCACAAACCTTTTCAATAGGACTTAATATTTTACCAGATAATAAAATTAATAATTATAAACTTCGGTATAGATTAAATGGTTTTGAATCGCTTTGGAATGAAGTAGATAATATTGCAACAACAGCTTCTTACACGAATGTTCCACCTGGTTTATATGAGTTAGAAGTTCAAGTTGCCAACCAAGAAAACATTTGGCTTCCAACTGCAAGAAAGCTCACAATAACAAAAGCTAAACCTTGGTGGACAAGCTATTGGGCGTTTTTTGCATACATTTTAATTTTTGCAAGTATTATTTATTTTATTGTAACTGAAATAAATTCCAGAGTACAAATAAAACAAGAATTAAAAATTGAAAAAATAAAACACGAGCAAGACAGTGAACTTCATGAACAAAAATTAGCCTTTTTTACTAATATATCTCACGATTTAAGAACGCCTTTAACCTTAATTATTGGCCCTATTGAAGAAATTATAGAAAATAATCAGGGAGATAAAATTGTTCAAAAAAAGCTAAAAAGGGTTTTAAAAAATTCTAAAATGTTGATGAATCTTGTAAACCAGATTTTAAATTTTAGAAAAGCAGAAACAGAAAACTTAACACTTAACACAAAACAAATAGAACTTAATTGTTTTATTAAAAACGTATATAAACAATTCCACGAACTATCGAAAACAAAAAAAATAGATTTAGAACTTTCTTTATCCGAAAAAAATATAATACTTACAGCAGATCCTGACAAATTACAGTCTATACTTTTTAATTTATTATCAAATGCGATTAAGTTTACTCCAAAATATGGAAATATTAATATTGAAACTCGTTTAGATGAAGACCATATTATAATAAGTGTTAAAGATTCTGGCATCGGTATTTCTAACAGTGATTTGAAAAATATTTTTACCCGATTTTTTAGAGCCAAAAACAACAAGGCTAAAGGTACAGGAATAGGTTTAGCGCTCACAAAAAAATATATCGATGCTCATAATGGTCACATAGATGTAATCTCTCAAGTAGATGTGGGGTCTGAATTTACCATTTATTTTCCCATTTTAAACGCTTTAAATTCTAATAAAAATACGCCAACATTTAACACAAATGAGATAGAAAACAGTATTCCTTTTAATAAAAGTAACAATAAACACAAAAAACCAAGAATTCTAATTGTAGATGATAGTGAGGATATTAGAGATTATTTAAGTGAAATTCTACAAGAAGATTATAAATTATACACTGCAGAAAATGCAAAAGATGGGTTGGCCATAACAAATAAAAAAATACCCGATTTAATTGTAAGTGATGTTATGATGGATGGTATGGACGGAATTGAAATGTGTGGTATCATAAAATCTAATATAAACACCTCTCACATTCCTATTATTTTATTAACCGCCAAAAATAGTATCGAATCTAAATTAGATAGTTTTCAAAAAGGAGCCGATGCTTATATTGAAAAACCATTTAATAGTAAATTATTACTGCTTAGAATCAAGAAAATTATAGAACGTAGAAGTTTATTAAAAAAGAAATTTCTTTTATCAGATAACCTTGAATCTGCAGAAGCGCCAACTTCGGTTGATAAAGAATTTTTGAAAAAAATAATTAGTGTTATAGAAGAAAACTTTACAGATTCTCAATTTTCAGTTCAACATTTAACTAAAAAATTAAATTTAAGTCAAGATCAACTTTATAGAAAAATCAAAAGTCTTACTGGATTGTCTATCAACCATTTTATACGATTAGTGCGATTGAAAAAAGCAGCTAAATTATTGGTAGAAAACAAACACACAGTTAGCGAAATAGTTTACCTCGTTGGTTTTAATAATGCTTCCTATTTTACCAAATGTTTCAAGTTAGAGTTTGGTGTACTGCCAAGTGATTATAAAGAGGAGATTGGTATATCTGAAGTCTTTTAA
- a CDS encoding DUF5675 family protein: MELVLQRAYFKEGTNGTLFSSDNFLCHTIELPWLNNKRNVSCIPEGAYEVVPRFSKRFQHHLILKNVKGRSYILFHPANNALKDLQGCIAPVTYLNGIGRGVYSKDALQKLLSLVYQAKDRKEKIILKIKSQNYENYRTL; this comes from the coding sequence ATGGAGTTAGTGCTTCAAAGAGCTTATTTTAAAGAGGGTACTAACGGTACTCTCTTTTCTTCTGATAATTTTCTTTGTCATACCATTGAGTTACCCTGGTTAAATAATAAGAGAAATGTTTCTTGTATTCCTGAAGGAGCCTATGAAGTTGTTCCTAGATTTTCGAAACGATTTCAACATCATTTGATTTTGAAAAATGTCAAAGGGAGAAGCTATATTTTATTTCATCCAGCAAATAATGCCTTAAAAGATTTACAAGGCTGTATTGCTCCTGTAACTTACTTAAATGGTATTGGTAGAGGTGTATATTCCAAGGATGCACTACAGAAACTATTATCATTAGTTTATCAAGCTAAAGACCGAAAAGAAAAAATAATATTAAAAATTAAATCACAGAATTATGAAAATTATAGAACGTTATAA
- a CDS encoding DUF2493 domain-containing protein, whose translation MKIIIAGSRNFNNYQKLKQECDKFLQDYKNIEIVSGAHYKGADKLGEKYASEKKIKIIKFPADWIKYGKVAGPKRNNQMAIYADVLIAFWDGKSKGTKNIIQLAKQRHLKTRIILFENEILTI comes from the coding sequence ATGAAAATAATTATAGCTGGGAGCAGAAACTTCAACAACTATCAAAAATTAAAACAAGAATGTGATAAATTTCTCCAGGATTATAAAAATATCGAGATTGTATCTGGAGCTCATTACAAAGGTGCAGACAAATTAGGAGAGAAATACGCATCCGAAAAAAAAATCAAAATCATAAAATTTCCGGCTGATTGGATAAAATACGGAAAAGTTGCTGGTCCAAAAAGAAATAATCAAATGGCAATATATGCAGACGTATTAATTGCTTTTTGGGATGGAAAAAGTAAAGGAACAAAAAACATAATTCAACTTGCTAAACAAAGACATTTAAAAACTAGAATAATTCTCTTTGAAAACGAAATTCTGACTATCTAG
- a CDS encoding DUF6943 family protein: MQIFEIKTHKIGRTYPNPHFFILNKGLNSGKPLDKPCPNCFVISTTSRANRESLYYLCLSLKVGQYFGYYLKGSVIPFIGISDVKKVINTALQNYEEQQWQLKVEKLKKITAFEENLQQQLSTISKLKIALLRS, from the coding sequence ATGCAAATTTTTGAAATCAAAACCCACAAAATTGGACGAACTTACCCAAACCCACATTTTTTTATTTTGAATAAAGGATTAAATTCTGGAAAACCATTAGACAAACCTTGTCCAAACTGCTTTGTAATTTCCACAACTTCTAGAGCAAATAGAGAGTCTTTGTATTACCTGTGTTTATCCTTAAAAGTTGGTCAATACTTTGGGTATTATTTAAAAGGTTCTGTCATTCCATTTATAGGTATTTCAGACGTAAAAAAAGTAATCAATACTGCGCTGCAGAACTATGAAGAACAACAATGGCAATTGAAAGTTGAAAAACTCAAAAAAATAACTGCTTTCGAAGAAAACTTACAACAACAATTGTCAACTATTTCAAAACTAAAAATAGCCTTACTAAGATCTTAA